One part of the Camelus dromedarius isolate mCamDro1 chromosome 33, mCamDro1.pat, whole genome shotgun sequence genome encodes these proteins:
- the SULT1C4 gene encoding sulfotransferase 1C4, which produces MEDLTWGWAERLAVDCVQGILQPTPTCDTWEQIWNFQARPDDLLISTYPKAGTTWTQEIVDLIQNECDVGRSQRAPTHERFPFIEWKIPTVESGLEQANAMPSPRTLKTHLPIQLLPPSLLEKNCKMIYIARNPKDNMVSYYHFHRMNKALPAPGTWEEYFENFLTGKVCWGSWYDHVKGWWDARHQHRILYLFYEDMKRNPKHEIQKLAEFIGKSLDNKVLDKIVHHTSFDVMKQNPMANYSSVPTEIMNQSISPFMRKGTVGDWKNHFTVAQNERFEDDYRKRMADSSLASRFHFS; this is translated from the exons ATGGAGGACTTGACGTGGGGATGGGCCGAGCGCCTCGCTGTGGACTGCGTGCAGGGCATCCTGCAGCCTACGCCCACCTGTGACACCTGGGAGCAGATCTGGAACTTCCAAGCCCGGCCTGACGACCTCCTCATTTCCACCTATCCGAAAGCAG GAACGACTTGGACACAGGAGATAGTGGACCTGATACAAAACGAGTGTGACGTTGGCAGAAGCCAGAGAGCTCCGACCCACGAGCGCTTCCCCTTCATCGAGTGGAAGATCCCGACCGTGGAGTCTG GTTTGGAACAAGCCAACGCGATGCCCTCACCACGGACCCTAAAGACACACCTTCCCATCCAACTGCTGCCACCATCCTTGCTGGAGAAAAACTGCAAG ATGATCTACATAGCGAGAAACCCCAAGGACAACATGGTGTCTTACTACCATTTCCACAGGATGAATAAAGCCCTTCCAGCCCCAGGAACCTGGGAAGAGTATTTTGAGAATTTTCTGACTGGGAAAG TGTGCTGGGGCTCCTGGTACGACCACGTGAAGGGATGGTGGGACGCCAGGCACCAGCACCGCATCCTCTACCTCTTCTACGAGGACATGAAAAGA AACCCAAAGCATGAAATTCAGAAGCTGGCAGAATTTATTGGAAAGAGCCTAGACAACAAAGTTCTGGATAAAATTGTCCACCACACTTCCTTTGATGTCATGAAGCAGAACCCAATGGCAAACTACTCATCGGTTCCAACTGAAATCATGAATCAATCAATTTCTCCATTCATGAGAAAag GGACAGTTGGAGACTGGAAGAACCACTTCACGGTGGCCCAGAACGAGAGGTTTGAGGACGACTACAGGAAGAGGATGGCTGACAGCAGCCTGGCTTCCCGCTTCCACTTCTCATGA